A section of the Veillonella criceti genome encodes:
- a CDS encoding arginase family protein translates to MDMSQTTTSYEKQIDKKIYAEDVLLKQQQAAKAILDVKQPSKIITFGGDCSISQVPFDYLHGKYPKDTAILWLDAHPDIMTPQDFDHEHAMVLGNLLGHGAPNFAKTVQHPFTPEQVLYVGLVEKSLLDFETDFLKAHKLSYLTPQELASSQSLLQWLTNNKFKQFLVHLDLDVLTPSDFRSLLCNKPHQGPVDYAVGEMTLAQISRLLLDASQVADLVGLSIVEYLPWDIINLRNELSKLPIFK, encoded by the coding sequence ATGGATATGTCTCAAACGACCACCAGTTATGAAAAACAAATTGATAAAAAAATATATGCCGAAGACGTTTTACTAAAACAACAGCAAGCAGCCAAAGCTATTCTTGACGTGAAACAGCCGAGTAAAATAATTACATTCGGCGGGGACTGTTCCATCTCTCAGGTTCCTTTTGATTATCTTCATGGCAAGTACCCAAAAGATACGGCTATTTTATGGCTAGATGCCCATCCTGATATTATGACACCCCAAGACTTCGATCATGAACATGCTATGGTACTAGGCAATTTATTAGGCCATGGTGCACCTAATTTTGCTAAAACAGTTCAACATCCATTTACCCCTGAGCAAGTGCTATATGTAGGCCTTGTTGAAAAAAGTCTATTAGATTTTGAAACAGACTTTTTAAAGGCACATAAATTATCCTATCTAACACCACAAGAGTTAGCCTCTAGCCAATCACTATTACAATGGCTAACAAATAATAAATTTAAACAATTTCTTGTTCATTTGGATTTAGACGTGTTAACTCCTTCAGATTTCCGCAGTCTCCTTTGTAATAAACCTCACCAAGGCCCCGTTGACTATGCCGTAGGGGAAATGACATTAGCCCAAATTAGTCGTTTATTGCTAGATGCATCACAAGTAGCCGACTTAGTAGGCCTCTCTATTGTTGAATATTTGCCGTGGGATATTATCAACTTACGAAATGAATTAAGTAAACTACCTATTTTTAAGTAA